One Spirochaeta africana DSM 8902 genomic window carries:
- the folD gene encoding bifunctional methylenetetrahydrofolate dehydrogenase/methenyltetrahydrofolate cyclohydrolase FolD, translating to MPAHIIDGKSIAAAMREDIARRVQLLPEDQRPGLAVVLIGEDPASMSYVTAKERACTAAGMHSEDIRLPVSTSQQDLLQLIDELNNRDSIHGILVQLPLPAHIDPDAVIHAIDPCKDVDAFHPENLGHMVMGSPRFLPCTPHGIVHLLQKADVPLAGAHAVIVGRSNIVGKPLANMLLQRNCNATVTVCHTGTRDLASHTLQADILVAAAGRPGLITPDMIKPGAAVIDVGVNRITDTSRKRGYRLAGDVDFAAASAVAGWITPVPGGVGPMTITMLLENTLRSAIAAADNEDPINVP from the coding sequence ATGCCTGCTCATATAATCGACGGGAAATCTATCGCTGCGGCGATGCGGGAAGATATCGCCCGAAGGGTGCAGCTCCTGCCGGAGGATCAGCGTCCGGGACTGGCAGTGGTGCTGATCGGTGAGGATCCGGCCAGCATGTCCTACGTAACAGCCAAGGAACGCGCCTGTACCGCTGCGGGCATGCATTCCGAGGATATCAGGCTCCCGGTCTCGACCAGTCAGCAGGATCTGCTGCAGCTGATTGACGAGCTGAACAATCGGGATTCGATCCATGGTATCCTGGTGCAGCTGCCGCTGCCGGCTCATATCGACCCGGATGCGGTTATCCATGCGATTGACCCGTGCAAGGACGTTGATGCCTTCCATCCGGAGAATCTCGGCCATATGGTCATGGGATCCCCCCGCTTCCTGCCCTGTACCCCGCACGGTATTGTGCATTTGCTGCAGAAAGCTGATGTCCCGCTGGCTGGCGCTCATGCGGTGATTGTCGGCAGGTCAAACATTGTCGGAAAACCGCTGGCAAACATGCTGCTGCAGCGAAACTGCAACGCCACGGTCACGGTGTGCCATACCGGTACCCGCGATCTGGCCAGCCACACCCTGCAGGCCGATATCCTGGTCGCTGCTGCCGGACGTCCCGGGCTGATTACCCCGGATATGATCAAACCAGGTGCTGCGGTAATCGATGTCGGGGTGAATCGCATAACCGATACCTCCCGCAAACGAGGGTACCGGCTTGCCGGGGATGTGGATTTTGCGGCAGCCTCGGCTGTTGCCGGCTGGATAACCCCGGTTCCCGGGGGGGTAGGCCCGATGACCATTACCATGCTGCTGGAGAATACCCTGCGATCAGCAATTGCTGCTGCAGACAACGAGGATCCGATCAATGTCCCCTGA
- a CDS encoding TP0733 family outer membrane beta-barrel protein encodes MSTIRIGIISAVMLCAAVVLTAQEPGEFEPAGPDFFTHDLGDQQFSIRLGGFRPLFFSGNDDGLQSTNMRWGGAGALRWNAYLNNWFSTGVELSGSLASNVNREQLYQFNLSSANTFYPLHIDPFFFPISLDIGAQFMRFQDMFYFGPVVKPGAGMFYATDGGWSFGLWAIYWVVPEIYTDNSSPGSADTRIGNFLELSLTAMYHF; translated from the coding sequence ATGAGTACTATCCGTATTGGAATAATTTCCGCAGTGATGCTGTGCGCTGCCGTAGTGCTGACTGCACAGGAACCTGGAGAATTTGAACCCGCCGGCCCTGACTTCTTTACCCACGATCTGGGTGATCAGCAGTTCAGCATCCGGCTGGGTGGATTCCGACCACTGTTTTTTTCGGGCAATGATGATGGGCTGCAGTCCACCAACATGCGCTGGGGCGGAGCCGGTGCGCTGCGCTGGAACGCTTATCTCAACAACTGGTTTTCCACCGGTGTCGAGTTGAGCGGTTCGCTGGCATCGAACGTCAATCGTGAACAGCTGTACCAGTTCAATCTGTCCTCGGCGAACACCTTCTATCCGCTGCACATCGACCCGTTCTTCTTCCCGATTTCACTGGATATCGGTGCACAGTTTATGCGCTTCCAGGATATGTTCTATTTCGGACCGGTGGTGAAACCCGGTGCCGGCATGTTCTATGCAACCGACGGCGGCTGGTCGTTCGGTTTGTGGGCGATCTACTGGGTGGTGCCGGAAATCTACACCGACAACAGCAGCCCGGGATCGGCCGACACCCGCATCGGCAACTTTCTTGAACTCAGCCTGACCGCGATGTACCATTTCTAA
- a CDS encoding phosphoribosyltransferase, with product MSKEFIPYDVIRNNALKLAHRIHTDGFIPDVIYVSLRGGAYLGNVISEYFKMVRRPDQRPVFFAAVVARSYTDIYTRQRVMVDGWTYSPEHLRSGDKVLVIDDIFDSGRTVNHLVEIILEHGIPREDIKVAVHDYKLRDQSNRDLPIHPDYYCRKHDIAVDGDDAWIHYMSHELVGLTPEEVQAHYPEDPELQKILLDMLKQQS from the coding sequence ATGAGTAAAGAGTTTATCCCATACGATGTGATTCGCAACAACGCCCTCAAACTGGCACACCGGATTCACACCGACGGTTTTATACCCGATGTGATCTATGTAAGCTTGCGCGGGGGGGCTTATCTGGGGAATGTTATCTCCGAGTACTTCAAGATGGTTCGTCGACCGGATCAACGACCGGTATTCTTTGCGGCTGTAGTCGCACGTTCCTATACCGACATCTATACCCGGCAGCGGGTCATGGTTGACGGCTGGACCTACAGCCCGGAGCATCTGCGCAGCGGCGACAAAGTACTGGTTATCGACGATATCTTTGACAGCGGGCGCACGGTGAATCATCTGGTCGAGATTATTCTGGAGCATGGCATCCCGCGCGAGGATATCAAGGTTGCGGTTCATGACTACAAGCTGCGGGATCAGTCAAATCGGGATCTGCCGATTCACCCGGATTATTACTGCCGCAAGCACGATATCGCTGTCGATGGCGATGATGCCTGGATTCATTACATGAGTCACGAACTGGTAGGGCTTACCCCCGAAGAGGTGCAGGCCCATTATCCGGAGGATCCGGAACTGCAGAAAATTCTGCTGGATATGCTGAAACAGCAGTCCTGA
- a CDS encoding Do family serine endopeptidase: MKSSGSVWGSRRMFAANLIMTGALAGFVLSSLLFSCTTHVSPGNSARAVELGQPVAVDLDGTQNSFRRISELLLPTVVKVEAVEVTRQAVPRGGTMPWFDWFFGPQPGPGPNEEEQPEREFRSQRLGSGVIVRRDGDTYYVITNHHVAGSSEHSHVTLDDGRVYQAELVGSDPRKDFALLSFSTDERDISIAPIGNSDELHVGDWVLAMGSPFGFQSTVTAGIVSALGRTGGPDGNISDFIQTDAAINRGNSGGPLINMRGEVIGINTWITSSTGGSVGIGFSIPINNVTASIDQLIETGVVEYGWIGVSIADVTREMAGYLGVRSGQGAIIHHVFTNGPAFEGGIRPGDFVTAINGRRVRGRDDLVLHVGNLPAGQRAVFDLVRDGQEMSIEITVARREDERSIAEQYRMLWPGFTVFPVNEDIRQELGLEDDADGVILSSVEQRSPAAIAGLRSGDRIISINERPIRTIHDFYAEVGRTDTREFDIRFMRDDVELKIGIVRR, encoded by the coding sequence ATGAAATCTTCAGGCAGTGTGTGGGGTTCCCGCCGCATGTTTGCGGCCAACCTGATTATGACCGGCGCTCTGGCCGGATTCGTTCTGAGTTCCTTGTTGTTTTCCTGTACGACACATGTATCACCCGGGAACTCTGCCCGTGCTGTCGAGTTGGGACAGCCGGTTGCGGTTGATCTGGACGGCACGCAGAACTCCTTTCGCCGTATCTCGGAGCTTCTGCTCCCAACCGTTGTAAAGGTAGAGGCGGTTGAGGTAACCAGACAGGCTGTACCGCGTGGTGGTACCATGCCATGGTTCGACTGGTTTTTTGGCCCCCAGCCGGGTCCCGGACCGAACGAAGAGGAACAGCCCGAGCGCGAGTTTCGCAGCCAGCGGCTTGGTTCCGGGGTCATTGTCCGGAGGGACGGGGATACCTACTACGTGATTACCAATCACCATGTTGCCGGCAGCTCGGAGCACAGTCATGTAACCCTGGATGACGGTCGGGTTTATCAGGCAGAGCTGGTCGGCAGTGATCCTCGCAAGGATTTTGCCTTGCTCTCGTTCAGCACCGATGAACGCGATATCTCCATCGCCCCCATCGGCAACTCCGACGAGCTGCATGTAGGCGACTGGGTGCTGGCCATGGGGAGTCCCTTCGGTTTTCAGTCCACCGTAACGGCCGGCATTGTCAGTGCACTGGGCCGTACCGGTGGGCCCGACGGGAACATCAGTGATTTCATTCAGACCGATGCGGCAATCAATCGCGGCAACTCCGGCGGGCCGCTGATCAATATGCGCGGTGAGGTGATCGGGATCAATACCTGGATAACCTCCAGTACCGGCGGCAGCGTAGGGATCGGTTTTTCGATCCCCATCAACAATGTCACGGCCAGTATTGACCAGCTTATCGAGACCGGTGTGGTTGAGTACGGCTGGATCGGGGTGAGCATTGCCGATGTTACCCGGGAAATGGCCGGGTACCTTGGAGTGCGCAGCGGCCAGGGTGCAATTATCCATCATGTATTCACCAATGGTCCGGCGTTCGAAGGGGGGATCCGTCCCGGTGATTTTGTTACCGCCATTAACGGCCGCCGGGTGCGTGGACGAGATGATCTGGTACTCCATGTCGGCAACCTGCCTGCCGGACAGCGTGCTGTTTTCGATCTTGTGCGCGATGGCCAGGAGATGTCTATCGAGATCACCGTTGCCCGGCGTGAGGACGAGCGCAGCATTGCCGAGCAGTATCGCATGCTCTGGCCGGGATTCACCGTCTTCCCGGTAAATGAAGACATCCGGCAGGAGCTGGGACTGGAAGATGATGCCGACGGTGTGATACTATCCAGTGTCGAACAGCGCTCGCCGGCCGCTATCGCCGGGCTGCGCAGCGGTGACCGGATTATCAGTATCAATGAGCGGCCGATCCGGACCATTCATGATTTTTATGCCGAGGTTGGCCGCACCGATACCAGGGAGTTTGACATCCGTTTTATGCGAGATGATGTAGAGCTGAAAATCGGTATCGTCCGGCGTTAA
- the map gene encoding type I methionyl aminopeptidase, whose translation MIKIKNRKQIEGIRTSCLALGETLDIISAAVQPGITTGELDGLARREIKQRGGRPAFLGYMGFPGALCISVNEEVIHGIPGKRRLAEGDIVSIDCGIDLNGFYSDSAVTVPVGRVSEKVEKLLEVTEQSLYLGIEQMLAGNRIKDVSRAIYRHIDQYGFGVVHEYCGHGVGIDIHEDPQVPNYVGPGPNPRLKNGMVLAVEPMVTLGSDDVDVLDDDWTVVSRDRSLAAHFEHTVLVWDDAPEILTRRPSMH comes from the coding sequence ATGATTAAGATAAAGAACAGGAAACAGATTGAGGGCATTCGCACATCGTGTCTGGCCCTGGGCGAGACCCTGGATATAATCTCTGCAGCGGTGCAGCCGGGTATTACTACCGGTGAGCTTGATGGCTTGGCCCGTCGTGAGATCAAACAGCGCGGCGGACGGCCAGCATTCCTCGGATACATGGGGTTCCCGGGAGCTTTGTGCATATCGGTTAACGAAGAGGTTATTCACGGCATTCCGGGCAAGCGCCGCCTTGCAGAAGGGGATATTGTCTCGATAGACTGCGGCATTGATCTGAACGGTTTTTACAGTGATTCTGCTGTAACCGTGCCGGTTGGTCGAGTGTCTGAAAAAGTGGAAAAACTGCTGGAGGTAACCGAGCAGAGTTTGTATCTTGGTATTGAACAGATGCTCGCCGGAAACCGGATCAAGGATGTCAGTCGTGCCATCTATCGCCATATCGACCAGTATGGCTTCGGTGTGGTGCATGAGTATTGCGGTCACGGGGTGGGGATCGACATACATGAGGATCCTCAGGTGCCCAATTATGTCGGGCCGGGCCCCAATCCCCGGCTGAAGAACGGGATGGTGCTGGCTGTGGAGCCGATGGTTACCCTTGGCAGTGATGATGTAGATGTTCTGGATGACGACTGGACCGTTGTCAGCCGGGATCGCAGTCTGGCAGCGCATTTCGAGCATACCGTGCTGGTCTGGGATGATGCTCCCGAGATACTTACCCGCCGGCCCTCAATGCACTGA
- the nusB gene encoding transcription antitermination factor NusB, which translates to MASRRKGRIAAFQALYACGCGAVSEDLDFQWAANSNGEQPEWIDFARLLFSGTLEHLQDIDANIERHLEHWDLARIRKVDLAILRMSTYALLYQPGIPAGVTIDEAVHIAKEYGTDESYRFINGVLDSIHKQGSAE; encoded by the coding sequence ATGGCATCTCGACGTAAGGGCAGGATTGCCGCATTTCAGGCGCTGTATGCCTGTGGATGCGGTGCAGTGTCCGAGGATCTGGATTTTCAGTGGGCGGCAAACAGTAACGGAGAGCAGCCGGAGTGGATAGACTTTGCCCGGCTGCTGTTCTCCGGCACCCTGGAACATCTGCAGGATATCGATGCCAATATTGAACGGCATCTTGAGCACTGGGATCTGGCGCGTATACGCAAGGTCGACCTGGCGATTCTGAGAATGAGCACGTATGCGCTGCTGTATCAGCCCGGCATCCCGGCCGGGGTTACTATTGATGAGGCAGTACACATAGCCAAAGAATACGGCACCGACGAGTCGTATCGCTTTATCAACGGGGTTCTGGATTCCATCCACAAGCAGGGCAGTGCCGAATGA
- a CDS encoding peptidylprolyl isomerase codes for MQNTTRYFFSFMILFALLGAAPIYAQVLDTPVATVRLTETTVVTQRQLRDEIRMFEQQLRRSLSQEQRREVLDAKVNEILLRQGAARDGIRVTDSEINAAINQQRSQLGAQVSDSQFRQLVENQTGMSWDEYRQEIRNTLIQQRYVVESKQDVFEQLQEPSESDIRRVYEENETSFLNPSMRGFTHIFFDTRNVDDDQKDAARRRADRLYREIRSGERSFQNAVNYANDASDIQAGDFGYIQRGDQQAQSLLGRSFIDAVFELEEDQVSRVIESNLGFHIVRVTDKRSPRLLGLDDPVYPGQSMTVRTHIAQYIMQEQQQALLEQALEELIAELREDADINIFEDNLTW; via the coding sequence ATGCAAAACACTACACGCTATTTTTTCAGCTTCATGATTCTGTTCGCACTGCTCGGGGCAGCCCCGATATATGCACAGGTTCTTGATACACCGGTAGCTACGGTCCGGCTAACCGAGACCACGGTAGTTACCCAGCGCCAGCTACGTGATGAGATCCGTATGTTTGAGCAGCAGCTGCGGCGTTCACTATCGCAGGAACAACGGCGAGAGGTACTCGATGCCAAGGTAAATGAGATACTGTTACGACAGGGTGCTGCACGTGATGGTATCCGGGTTACCGATTCCGAAATCAATGCTGCTATAAATCAGCAGCGATCTCAGCTCGGTGCTCAGGTAAGTGACTCTCAGTTCCGCCAGCTGGTAGAGAATCAGACTGGTATGAGCTGGGACGAGTATCGGCAGGAGATTCGCAATACCCTGATCCAGCAGCGATATGTTGTAGAGTCCAAACAGGATGTATTTGAACAGCTACAGGAGCCGTCGGAATCCGATATTCGCCGGGTATACGAGGAGAACGAGACCAGTTTTCTGAATCCCTCGATGCGCGGGTTTACCCATATTTTCTTTGATACACGAAATGTCGATGATGATCAGAAGGACGCTGCACGGCGCCGGGCCGATCGATTGTATCGCGAGATTCGAAGTGGGGAACGCAGCTTCCAGAATGCGGTGAATTACGCCAACGATGCCAGTGATATCCAGGCCGGAGACTTCGGCTATATCCAGCGAGGCGATCAGCAGGCACAGTCCCTGTTGGGACGAAGCTTTATTGATGCCGTATTCGAGCTCGAAGAAGACCAGGTAAGCCGGGTGATCGAGTCCAACCTGGGGTTTCACATCGTACGGGTTACCGACAAACGATCCCCGCGTCTGCTTGGTCTTGACGATCCGGTTTACCCGGGGCAGTCGATGACGGTCAGAACCCACATTGCGCAGTATATCATGCAGGAGCAGCAGCAGGCCTTGCTTGAGCAGGCCCTTGAGGAGCTTATCGCTGAACTTCGCGAGGATGCGGACATCAACATCTTCGAAGATAATCTTACCTGGTAA
- a CDS encoding DnaJ domain-containing protein, giving the protein MMARNYYDILQVDTGCTSEDIKKAFRKLAKETHPDVYQDDTAAVERMHVLLQAYETLIHPDRREEYDRTHAFSRKKYSFNYREFLRSEPENPSSCSKLVFYDLLNGFIEEALETYDRSTRNPEFELSRWLDREDYMDCAFLLAEALEERGDIYRAFGLLMRTVELERTKPYFKHFFVEVADRLRRIVSMKMPGEISRDAYLKALEQLIAVELNHRDTAFYLKKAAEIYCETGHEDRAAVYLQRAFKLDPKLSGTKKLLDKLVDKTVFVRN; this is encoded by the coding sequence ATGATGGCGCGAAACTACTACGATATTTTACAGGTCGATACCGGCTGCACCTCAGAGGATATCAAGAAAGCGTTCCGCAAGCTCGCCAAAGAGACACACCCGGATGTGTATCAGGACGACACGGCTGCCGTTGAGCGGATGCATGTCCTGCTGCAGGCATACGAAACCCTGATACATCCTGATCGGCGCGAGGAGTACGATCGCACCCATGCCTTCTCCCGCAAAAAATACTCCTTCAACTACCGGGAGTTTCTGCGCTCCGAACCTGAAAATCCATCATCCTGCAGTAAACTGGTGTTTTATGATCTGCTGAACGGATTCATCGAAGAAGCACTGGAAACCTACGACCGTTCGACACGAAATCCCGAGTTTGAACTGTCCCGATGGCTTGATCGTGAAGACTATATGGACTGCGCGTTCTTGCTCGCAGAGGCACTGGAGGAGCGCGGGGACATCTACCGCGCATTCGGACTTCTGATGCGCACGGTAGAGCTTGAACGAACCAAGCCGTACTTCAAGCATTTTTTTGTCGAGGTGGCCGATCGTTTGCGCCGGATAGTCAGTATGAAGATGCCCGGGGAGATCTCCCGCGACGCGTACCTGAAGGCGCTGGAACAGCTGATAGCGGTTGAACTGAACCATCGTGATACGGCCTTCTATCTGAAAAAGGCAGCCGAGATATACTGTGAAACCGGGCACGAGGATCGTGCAGCAGTATATCTGCAGCGGGCCTTCAAGCTTGATCCCAAGCTCAGTGGCACCAAGAAACTGCTGGACAAGCTGGTCGATAAAACAGTATTTGTGCGCAATTGA
- the secG gene encoding preprotein translocase subunit SecG — translation MGLLSVLLLIVFIISAILLAVMVLIQDEGGDSLGGIFGGSGSQQIGNRRGNILTKTTSVLGAVFILSSLALAFVNRTPSVGDVEGAARRIEGESGVVEWWNAPDANGDDQSVEQDEQ, via the coding sequence ATGGGTCTGTTAAGCGTACTATTATTAATCGTGTTTATTATCTCGGCCATCCTGCTGGCGGTCATGGTTCTGATTCAGGACGAAGGCGGTGACAGTCTGGGTGGTATCTTCGGCGGCAGTGGTTCCCAGCAGATTGGGAATCGTCGCGGGAACATCCTGACCAAGACCACCTCGGTTCTCGGCGCGGTGTTTATTCTCTCGTCACTGGCGCTGGCGTTTGTAAACCGTACACCGAGTGTCGGTGATGTAGAAGGTGCCGCCCGGCGCATTGAAGGCGAAAGCGGTGTCGTCGAGTGGTGGAATGCGCCGGATGCCAACGGTGATGACCAGTCAGTAGAGCAGGATGAGCAATAA
- the tpiA gene encoding triose-phosphate isomerase, which yields MRPYFLAGNWKLHKTPSEAVAYAKELAEAFASVTHRVMVAPTYVCIPQVAEVLKGSPVLVGAQNCAAAESGAHTGEVAPAMLKEAGVDVVILGHSERRSIYGESDETINQKVKLALSAGLEVILCVGETLDEREAGKAMQVVEDQLRKGLAGITGDQLDKITIAYEPVWAIGTGKTATPQDANEIHQGAREVLADIYSTEAAEAMVIQYGGSVKPANVKELMAMEHIDGALVGGASLTIENFAPIVQFDKE from the coding sequence ATGAGACCATATTTTTTAGCAGGAAACTGGAAGCTGCATAAAACCCCCAGCGAGGCAGTGGCCTACGCGAAAGAGCTGGCCGAGGCATTTGCCTCGGTAACCCATCGGGTAATGGTGGCCCCTACATACGTATGTATCCCGCAGGTTGCCGAGGTGCTGAAAGGCTCTCCGGTACTGGTAGGTGCGCAGAACTGCGCTGCTGCCGAGAGTGGCGCACATACCGGGGAGGTTGCCCCGGCGATGCTCAAGGAAGCCGGCGTCGATGTCGTAATCCTGGGTCACTCGGAGCGTCGTTCGATTTATGGCGAGAGCGATGAAACAATCAACCAGAAGGTGAAACTGGCGCTGTCAGCCGGGCTCGAGGTTATTCTCTGTGTCGGGGAGACCCTCGACGAGCGGGAAGCCGGTAAAGCCATGCAGGTGGTCGAGGATCAGCTGCGCAAGGGGCTGGCCGGGATCACCGGTGATCAGCTTGACAAGATCACCATTGCATACGAACCGGTATGGGCGATCGGTACCGGGAAAACTGCAACACCGCAGGATGCCAACGAGATTCACCAGGGTGCCCGCGAAGTCCTGGCTGATATCTACAGCACAGAAGCGGCAGAGGCTATGGTTATTCAGTATGGTGGTTCGGTAAAGCCGGCTAACGTAAAAGAACTTATGGCGATGGAGCATATTGATGGGGCCCTGGTCGGTGGCGCAAGCCTTACCATCGAGAACTTTGCTCCTATCGTGCAGTTTGACAAGGAGTAG
- a CDS encoding phosphoglycerate kinase, with protein sequence MALKTLKDLDLKGKKVLMRADFNVPLKNGSITDDTRIQAALPTIKYILEQGGALILMSHLGRPKDGPTPEFSLKPVAERLGELLGDSVAMAPDCIGAEVEKLAAELAPGKVLLLENVRFYKEETKNDPDFAGKLAALGDVYVNDAFGTAHRAHASTEGVAKLLPSGAGYLIEKEVEAFAPLLSNPQKPMVAVIGGAKVSSKIGVLETLLPNCASLIIGGGMTYTFLKAQGYQIGNSLLEEDYLDTAKQLLQKAEAAGVEVILPVDHVVAAEFSETAAAEPVDSTDVPEGKIGMDVGPKTLDKIRPVIAGAKTVIWNGPMGVFEFKNFEAGTKAVAEMIADCGGITIVGGGDSVAATNQFNLADKMSHVSTGGGASLEFLEGRTLPGIAALEA encoded by the coding sequence ATGGCTTTGAAAACACTGAAAGATCTCGATCTCAAGGGGAAAAAGGTACTGATGCGTGCCGATTTTAACGTGCCGCTCAAGAATGGTTCAATTACCGATGATACCCGCATCCAGGCTGCGCTGCCTACCATCAAGTACATCTTGGAGCAGGGCGGCGCGCTCATTCTGATGAGCCACCTTGGTCGGCCGAAGGACGGCCCGACCCCCGAGTTCAGCCTGAAACCGGTTGCCGAGCGACTGGGTGAACTGCTTGGGGACAGCGTTGCCATGGCCCCCGATTGTATCGGTGCCGAGGTCGAGAAGCTGGCTGCCGAGCTCGCGCCCGGCAAGGTGCTGCTTCTGGAGAACGTCCGGTTCTACAAGGAAGAGACCAAGAATGATCCTGATTTTGCCGGGAAGCTTGCAGCCCTCGGTGATGTCTATGTCAATGACGCCTTTGGTACGGCTCACCGTGCCCACGCCTCGACCGAAGGTGTAGCCAAGCTGCTGCCAAGCGGTGCCGGTTACCTCATCGAGAAAGAGGTTGAGGCATTTGCTCCGCTGCTGAGCAATCCGCAGAAACCGATGGTTGCCGTGATTGGCGGAGCCAAGGTCAGCTCCAAGATCGGAGTGCTTGAAACCCTGCTGCCAAACTGCGCAAGCCTGATTATCGGCGGCGGTATGACCTACACCTTTCTCAAGGCTCAGGGGTATCAGATTGGCAACTCACTCCTGGAAGAAGACTATCTCGATACCGCCAAACAGCTGCTGCAGAAAGCAGAGGCCGCCGGTGTAGAGGTTATCCTGCCGGTGGACCATGTGGTGGCCGCAGAGTTCAGCGAAACTGCTGCTGCCGAACCGGTTGACTCGACAGATGTTCCCGAAGGAAAAATCGGCATGGATGTCGGCCCGAAAACCCTGGATAAAATCCGACCGGTTATTGCCGGAGCCAAGACCGTGATCTGGAACGGACCGATGGGCGTGTTCGAGTTCAAGAACTTCGAAGCAGGAACCAAAGCGGTAGCAGAAATGATTGCCGATTGCGGTGGAATCACCATTGTCGGCGGAGGAGACTCTGTAGCGGCTACCAACCAGTTCAACCTGGCCGATAAAATGAGCCATGTGTCTACCGGAGGCGGGGCATCGCTGGAGTTCCTGGAAGGTCGTACCTTGCCGGGAATCGCGGCCCTGGAGGCCTGA
- the gap gene encoding type I glyceraldehyde-3-phosphate dehydrogenase — translation MKIAINGFGRIGRNVFKIALQKGVEVVAINDLTDTKTLAHLLKYDSTQGKFEGEVSYDDTNLIVDGKKYKVCSERNPQEIPWGANPDVVVESTGVFRSKESAKGGYGDHLKNAKFPAKKVILTVPAKDAIKTIVLGVNEEELKEDFDCVSNASCTTNCLAPVAKVLNDKFGLESGFMTTIHSYTNDQTILDGPHSDLRRARSCAVSMIPTTTGAAVAVGKVLPDLNGKLDGMAVRVPTPTGSLVDLVATLKKDVTVEEVNAAMKEAANGAMKGVLEYTEDPIVSVDIIHNPASSIFDAKSTMVMGSRSVKVLSWYDNEWGYSARVVDLALKLA, via the coding sequence ATGAAAATCGCCATTAATGGTTTTGGACGTATCGGACGAAACGTTTTCAAAATCGCTCTCCAGAAGGGTGTTGAGGTTGTTGCAATCAACGATCTGACCGACACCAAGACCCTGGCTCACCTGCTCAAGTACGACTCCACCCAGGGGAAGTTCGAGGGCGAGGTTTCCTACGATGATACCAACCTGATTGTCGACGGCAAGAAGTATAAGGTCTGCTCGGAGCGCAATCCGCAGGAAATTCCCTGGGGTGCCAATCCGGATGTAGTCGTTGAGTCCACCGGTGTATTCCGCAGCAAGGAAAGCGCCAAGGGCGGTTACGGCGACCACCTGAAGAACGCCAAGTTCCCGGCCAAGAAGGTCATCCTGACCGTTCCTGCCAAGGATGCGATCAAGACCATCGTGCTGGGGGTAAACGAGGAAGAGCTCAAGGAAGACTTTGACTGCGTGTCCAATGCTTCCTGTACCACTAACTGTCTGGCTCCGGTTGCCAAGGTCCTGAACGACAAGTTCGGTCTTGAGTCCGGTTTTATGACCACCATTCACAGCTACACCAACGACCAGACCATCCTTGATGGTCCGCACTCCGATCTTCGCCGCGCACGGTCCTGTGCCGTAAGCATGATTCCTACCACCACCGGAGCTGCTGTTGCAGTCGGTAAGGTACTGCCGGATCTGAACGGTAAGCTTGATGGTATGGCAGTTCGTGTTCCTACCCCGACCGGTTCGCTGGTTGACCTGGTTGCAACCCTCAAGAAGGACGTAACCGTCGAAGAGGTGAATGCTGCCATGAAGGAAGCCGCCAATGGCGCCATGAAGGGTGTACTCGAGTATACCGAAGATCCGATTGTCAGCGTGGATATTATCCACAACCCGGCATCGTCCATCTTCGATGCCAAGAGCACCATGGTTATGGGCAGCCGCTCTGTAAAGGTACTGTCCTGGTATGACAATGAGTGGGGATACTCTGCTCGCGTTGTTGACCTGGCTCTGAAGCTGGCGTAA